CTCAAGCCGAATCCCTTCAGGGGGGGGGGCCTCCCGGGCGGGTACAGCCTGTTCTTGAATAATGATGAGGTCTTCGAGAGCAGCGCCTACGTGGGCCTGGCGGTGTATTTCGGGATGCCGTAGGGCCGGGCGATATCTCACTTGTCGTAGGGGAGGGTGTCCACACCCTCCCGTTTTCGGGCGACCTTGGACGGTCGTCCCTACGTCTCAATCACAAGCTAGCCTCGCAGGGGCCGACCGACCGGTCAGCCCATTTTTTAGGTGCCCTCACCCAGGCTTGATTAAAAAACGTAGGGCGGGGATTCCCATCCCCGCCGCTTCGACCTTACCCTCACCCCAACCCTCTCCCTAAAAGGGAGAGGGGGCGCGACGTCACGGCACGGCCAGCGGCGCGGCCATGAAACCGGGTAAGAAGTAATTGAAGGCCAGGCCCACCACGATCGCAGGCACCGTGGTCACCAGCGTCGCCAGGAAGGCGCTTTTTTTGTGCAGGCTCAACAGCGGGAAGAGGGCGTCGCCGTCCTGGGAGAGCACGTTGGCGATGAGCACGCTGAAGGGGACCATCCCCTGGATGAAGAGGGTGGTGACGACGATCTGCGGGCCGCAGCCGGGGATGAGCCCGATGACCGCCCCGCCGATGACCGCCCACGGTCCGGCGGAGCGCACCAGCGCGGTCATGTCCACCCCGCTCCAGGCGTTGAAGGCGTAGAAGGCGAAGTAAGCCGCGGCGACCCACACCACCACGAAGGCGGTGTCCTCGGCGTTGTGGATGAGCATCTCACGGAAACTCTGGGATTTTTCCTCGTCCTCCTCGTGGGTGTCGTCGCGCAGAAATTTTTTGGCGAAAATCATCCAGGCCAGGCAGACGACGGCGCCGACGATTCCGAAAATCTCGAAGAGGGGGAACCCGAACCAGCCGTCAATCGTCGCAGCCGGTATCTGGAGCATCTGTGACAGGAAGGTGAGGACGAACCCGGCCAGGAAAAGGCCCCAGACGAACCGGAAGAGGTTGTGGGTGATCCGGTAAAAGAGGCTTTTGGGCCTGATGTGCGTCCTTTTGTGCAGGGCGGCCTCCATGCCCGCGGGCTCTGTGTGCTCGAAGCCGGGCAGGAGGCACGCCTCGCCTCTTTGAGCCTGTTCGGTGATGACGGCCATGGCCTCGGTCTCCCTGCCCTTGAGCAGGTTTTTCCCGATACCCAGGGCGTCCACCAGGTATCCGGTGCCGACGCCGACGGCGAAGCTGATGCCGTGGATGACCAGGGCGTGACCCGGCAGGCGGCTGAAGATGACCCAGGAGCTGTCGCCCATGGTGGCCAGGAGGGTGGCGACGACGGTGCCGAAGGTGACGGTCCCGTTGACGAAGAGGGGCATCATGAAGATGGCCCCGCCGCAGCCGGGGGAAACACCCAGAAGCGCACCGAACACGGGCTGCCACCGCCTGAGCTTCCGCATCCCCCGTACGATGCCCCCGGCGGTGCGCACCTCGAGCCAGCCGAAAAGTAGCAGCATCAGCGCCACCCAGGTGCCCACGCTCAGGAAGGCGTCCACGGCGGCGGTCTTCAATATCTGAAAAAATTCGGCCA
The genomic region above belongs to bacterium and contains:
- a CDS encoding putative manganese transporter, which codes for MAEFFQILKTAAVDAFLSVGTWVALMLLLFGWLEVRTAGGIVRGMRKLRRWQPVFGALLGVSPGCGGAIFMMPLFVNGTVTFGTVVATLLATMGDSSWVIFSRLPGHALVIHGISFAVGVGTGYLVDALGIGKNLLKGRETEAMAVITEQAQRGEACLLPGFEHTEPAGMEAALHKRTHIRPKSLFYRITHNLFRFVWGLFLAGFVLTFLSQMLQIPAATIDGWFGFPLFEIFGIVGAVVCLAWMIFAKKFLRDDTHEEDEEKSQSFREMLIHNAEDTAFVVVWVAAAYFAFYAFNAWSGVDMTALVRSAGPWAVIGGAVIGLIPGCGPQIVVTTLFIQGMVPFSVLIANVLSQDGDALFPLLSLHKKSAFLATLVTTVPAIVVGLAFNYFLPGFMAAPLAVP